The nucleotide sequence TTGCCTCTTCAACCACATTATTTGGAATTTGCGAATCTATATTTATGGTTATCTTTTTCTCCTCTGACACTCTCTTTTCAACTGCAATAAGATCATATGCAGTTTTTCTGTTTGGATTAATACTCTTTTGAAGGTATACCTTAGCACCTTCCATAAGTATTTCTCTGCATCTGCCTGTATTTTTCACATGGACGACTTCTCTTTTGCCGTCGATTATCACATTTGCTATGAACCTGTTCGGTCTATCTAAAAAAACGCCTTCTTTGACCCTTTGATAAATCATTCATACATCCTGCTTTCTAAATTGTACTTAATTGGTTTTTGTTTTTTTTTGTATTTCAATTACCGACATCTTATTTAGCCCGTAAGCCTTGAGGCTTAAAAATGAAGCTACAAAGCTCACAGCGGAACCGATGCCTATTACCAGACCTATTATGATCACGGTGCTCTCCATCTGAAAATCCAGGTCCGGATTAAATCTTACCAGGTCTAGTATCCATCCTATTATAAACAAAGTTATTGATTGAGACAGTTTGTAAAACATGGTCAAAAACCCATAATAGCTTCCTTCTGAACGCTTACCGGTGTTAAGCTCGTCCAAATCGATGACATCAGCCATCATGGATAAGGGTATGGTGTACAAACCTGAAGTTCCAAAACCCGCCAAAACTGCGAATGGAATAAAATAAAGCACGCTGCCCCTGGCTTCCTCTCTGATGGCAACTAAAAATGCAAATAGAAGACAGCTCGCGATGCTTATGAATACCCCCATCATCACAGCTGGTTTTTTGTCAAACCTTTCGGATATCTTATACCAAACAGGCTGGGAAACAATGGATACCGCAAATTGTACGCCAACCACTATTGCTATCTGCTGACTCGTTAAAAAAAACGTATAAGTAAATACATGCAGGCCCATGTTAGCTATAAGTGCTGAAGCGATATTGTTGAACATGTATGAAAAAGACAATGCCCTGAAATTAAGATTACCAAATATCCGCCTAAATTCCCCGAAAAGCTCCCTTACCGTTAATCTCGGGTTGTCTTTTTGAATGTTCTCCCTAAGTGTCGGAATGTACTTTCTTGTTGTAAAGTGGCAATACATGGCGAATGTGACAGTTATCAAGGAAGAAAAAACTCCCATAGTCCTATATGACAAAGGATTCAGCTGTCCTGAAGGAAACTGCAGAGAAGGCCTGAAAAACACGTACATTCCAAAAACTGAAACAAAGGCCAGCCCCAAAAGAAAAAACACCGTCTTAACGCTTTGGATTTCTGTCCTTTCATCGTAATCCTTTGATAGCTCAGCACCTAGGGCCGTATAGGGGGTAACATATACAGTGCTAAAGGTTTTTATAAGAATAATGAGCAACACAATAGCTGAAAACTTAAAGGTCAAGGGCATATCGGGATCTATGTTCCACAAGAAAAAGTTGGCCACCGCCATTCCGATGCTTCCAAAAATTATGTATTGATGCCTTCTTCCAAATCTTTCGGACTTTGTTATGTCTGAAAAATATCCCATGAAGGGGTCTGTCAAAGCATCCCAAATTATGCTCAAGCTCAATGCTGTACCAATCAAGCTACCTGGGATTCCTAAAATTGCGGTGCAATAAAAAACCAGATATGTCCCTACAACCTGGTTGATGACTCCTGTGCTGAAATTTCCAGAGCCGTATCCTATTTTGTCTTTCATCGGTATCATCTTTTTATCAGTTATTGAATTTTTATATCTCAAACCTGTTCTCCTTAAGATTATTGCATCCCATTTAGATGATTTTAGCATATTTTAGACCTTTTATCACCAGATTTTTGAAGCATAAGACATTGATATAATCTTTTTTATCGGATATAATAACTATGTCGGAACATTAGATATTACAAGCCTCGATTTACTCGAGGCTTGTCTTCTAGAATACACAAATCTAACTAACTGGAGGTACTGGTTTATGTTAAAAGAACTGAGCCAAATGGCAGAAAAAAGCAGCTATATAAATCCTGAATTATATACTAAATACGAGGTTAAAAGAGGCTTGCGGGATATCACCGGCAAGGGAGTGCTTACAGGACTTACCGAAATTGGGGAAGTCCATTCTTACATAATATGCGACAATGAAATGGTGCCGGAACCCGGCCAATTGTTTTACAGAGGAATCGATGTAGCCGATTTGACTAACGGATTCATGACAGAGGAACGAGCGGGTTTTGAAGAGACGATATACCTTTTGCTCTTCGGTTCCCTGCCGACTAAGGAAAGGCTTACAGAATTCAACAAACTTCTTGCTGATTACAGAAGTCTTCCCAAAAGCTTCGTAAGAGACATAATTATGAAAGCGCCCAGCAAAGACGTAATGAACATGCTCGCAAGGGGTGTACTGGCACTGTACAGCTACGACAAAAATGCAGATGACACATCTGTTGAAAACGTGCTTCGTCAAAGCTTGATGTTGATAGCGCAATTCCCACTTTTAGCCGTTTACAGCTATCAGGCTATCTCACATTATCATAGAAATCAGAGCTTGATAATACATAGCCCAAAGGCTGAGTATTCCACCGCTGAAAACATACTTCATCTTCTAAGACCTGACAGCGCGTTTACTCCCCTTGAGGCTCAAATACTTGATTTGGCTCTTGTTCTTCATGCCGAGCACGGCGGAGGAAATAACTCCACATTCACTACCCACGTTGTAAGCTCGGCGGGAACAGATACCTACTCTGCAGTTGCCGCCGCCTTAGGCTCGCTAAAAGGACCAAAACATGGCGGAGCAAACGTCAAAGTTGTTCAGATGTTTGATGATATCAAAGAAAACGTAAAGAATTGGGAAAGTGACGATGAGATTAAAGCCTATTTGACCAAACTTTTAAGAAAAGAGGCATTCGACAAGTCAGGGCTGATATACGGCATGGGTCACGCAGTTTATTCTGTATCCGACCCGAGAGCAGAAATATTAAGAGCCCACTGCCAAAGTCTTGCTCACGACAAAGGTCTTGAGCATGAGTTTAATCTTTATCACAAGGTTGAAAAACTTGCGCAGGAAGTCATACAGGAAGAGCGAAAAATCTATAAAGGCGTCAGTGCCAACGTAGATTTCTATTCTGGTTTTGTTTACCACATGCTTAATCTGCCAAAGGAGCTGCTGACACCCATTTTTGCTATATCGAGAATTGCTGGATGGAGCGCCCATAGAATCGAAGAAATAGTCAATAGAGGCAAGATAATCAGACCCGCATACAAGAGCATATCAAAGCGCAAAGACTATATCAGCCTAGAAAGCAGAAAGTAAAGCTTGTGATATATTTTATCTAGATAAAATATATCTTGAATATTAAAATATTTTTTTGTATAATCACGCATGTTAATAATTTTTATAATACAAGGGAGGATTATAAATGGGAAAAGCACTGATTATTGGAGCCGGTGGCGTTTCAAATGTCGTAGTACATAAATGCTGCCAAAATTCCGATATATTCGAAGAAATCTGCTTGGCAAGCAGAACTATAGAAAAATGCGACGCCATCGTGGCTAAGCTTCCTGAAACGAAAACAAAGGTAAGCACAGCAAAAGTGGATGCAGACAATACGGATGAGGTAATATCCTTGATTGAAAAGTTCAACCCGGATATAGTAATAAACGTTGCCCTGCCTTATCAGGATCTTACGATAATGGATGCATGCCTTGCAACAGGCGTTCATTATATGGATACAGCCAACTATGAACCGCCGGATGTCCCTAAATTCGAGTATAAGTGGCAATGGGCATATAGGGAAAGGTTCGAAAAGGCAGGCCTTACTGCGTTGTTAGGCAGCGGCTTCGATCCCGGTGTAACAGGCGTTTTCTGTGCTTATGCGCAAAAGCACTATTTTGATGAAATTCATTATATCGACATCGTGGATGCAAATGCAGGAGATCATGGATATCCCTTTGCAACAAATTTTAATCCAGAGATTAACATCAGGGAAATTACTGCTAACGGTAGGTACTTTGAGAACGACGATTGGGTGGAAATTCCTCCTATGTCTATGAAGAAAACCTATGACCTGCCCCAGATAGGCGAAAAGGATATTTATCTTCTCTATCACGAAGAGCTGGAATCTTTATCTAAAAACATAAAAGGCATCAAGAGAATCCGTTTTTGGATGACATTCTCCGAAAAATATCTGACACACCTAAAAGTATTGGAAAATGTAGGAATGACTTCTATCGAACCCATCGATTTTGAGGGTCAAAAGATTTCTCCTCTTCACTTCCTAAAGGCGGTACTGCCTGATCCTGCTTCACTGGGACCTAGAACAAAAGGCAAGACGAATATAGGTTGCGTAATTCAGGGAATCAAAGACGGCAAACCAAAGACTTACTATGTTTACAATGTCTGCGACCACCAGGAAGCTTATCGGGAAGTGGGCTCACAAGCAATTTCCTATACAACAGGCGTACCTGCAATGATCGGAGCGATGATGATTCTTAAAGGCTTATGGAAAAAACCTGGAGTATACAATGTAGAAGAATTTGATCCGGATCCTTTTATGGAAGCTTTAAACGAAAATGGTCTTCCATGGCAGGAATCCTTTGATCCGATTTTATTGGACTAGGAGCAGATTATGACTATAGATTTTAATAAAATCCCTACTCCCTGCTACGTGGTAGACGAGAGTTTGATCATAAAGAATCTCGAGCTTCTAAAATCAGTTCAAGACAGAACCGGATGCAAGATACTTCTAGCCCTAAAAGGTTTTTCAATGCATGCTCTTTTCCCCCTTATAGGTCAGTATTTAAAGGGCATCACCTCCAGCTCTCTCTTTGAAGCTCGTTTAGGATATGAAGAGATGGGCAAAGAAGTCCACGCTTATGCTCCAGCTTATGTGGAAGAGGATTTCGATGAGCTTTTAGGTTATGTAGACCACTTGGTATTTAACAGTTTCGATCAATGGCTTAAGTACAAGGCCAAGGTGAAGTCAGTGAAGTCAAAAAACATCGAGTGCGGCATACGGATAAACCCTCAGTATTCTGAGATATCTACTCCCATCTATAATCCTTGTTACACCAATTCAAGGTTGGGAGTGACTTTGGATAATTTCAAGCCAGATTTGTTGGATGGTATAGACGGACTTCATTTTCATACCATGTGCGAGCAGAATTCTGATACGCTGGAACGAACAATCAAGGTAGTGGACGAAAAGTTTGGCAAATACCTCAAAAATATGAAATGGCTTAACTTTGGCGGGGGTCATCACATAACGAGACCAGATTACGACATAGAAAAGCTTATAAACTCCATTATTTTCATGAGGGATAAATACGATATCGAAATTTACTTAGAGCCCGGAGAGGCAATAGCTTTGAATACCGGCTACTTGGTAGGTTCAGTCCTTGATATAGTTGAAAACGGCATGGAAATAGCCATTTTGGATGCATCTGCAGCATGCCACATGCCTGATGTGCTGGAGATGCCATACCGCCCTCATATCATAAATTCTGATGAACCAGGTGTGCTTTTGCATACCTATAGACTTGGAGGCAACACCTGCCTGGCAGGTGATATAATCGGGGATTATTCCTTTGATAAGCCTCTCAAGCCTGGAGATAAATTAGTTTTTTGCGATATGGCTCACTATACCATGGTAAAGAATAACATGTTTAATGGCGTCAATCTTCCTTCAATCGCAATACATAGTGAAAAAGAGGGGTTGAAAGTGATCAGAAAATTCACTTTCGAAGATTATAAAAACAGGCTATCTTAAAGAGCAGGCTTTCTGCTCTTTTCTATTGCATAAATTTTAAAGTGGAGAAAGGCAGATTTATTATGAGATTGAGAAAAAAACCCTGGGCTGAACCAGAAATGAGGAAAGATTCAAAAGTCATATTCAATCAATCAGAGCACAAAGGCCATTGGAAAGAAGTCTTTGGAAATGCAAGCCCAATACATCTGGAGCTGGGATGTGGCAAGGGGCGCTTCATAACACAAAAAGCACAGGAAAACCCTGACATGAATTTTATCGCCTTAGATTATCAAAATGAAGTTCTGATATATCTTTTAAGAAAAATAAATGAACTGAATATAGAAAATGTAAGAATTTTGCCCATGAGAGCTGATTTTCTGGAAGCTGTTTTTTCAAAAGATGAAATTAGTAAAATCTATATAAATTTTTGCAATCCTTGGCCAAAGGACAGACATCAAAAGCGTCGGCTCACTCACACCCGCTTTTTGGAAAAATACGATGCTTTCTTAAAAACAGGAGGTTTACTGGAATTTAAGACTGACGATACCCAGCTCTATAATGACAGCTTGAGATATTTTTATAATTCCGGTTATTCACTGATCTTTAAAACAACAGACCTTCACAACAGCGATTTGAAGGACAATACAAAGACTGAGTATGAAGAAAAATTTTCATCAATGGGCATAAAAATCAAGTATGCATCAGTAGAAAGGCGCTAGACCCCATGTCTAGCGCCTTTTTGGAAACCACGGAAAAAATTTATTTGTGACTTTAGCATATTCCCTGAACTCTTCCCTTTTCATGTACTTCTTTTCAAGAAGTGGAACCCCTGATACGAACAACAGAAGATAATTAATGGTTATGGGACTTACTATGCCCCATATGTCTTCTAAGGAACTTAATGAAACTAAAAATATCCCCCACCACATTATCGCCTCTCCAAAATAATTTGGGTGACGAGTATACTTCCAAAGACCGGAACTCATGATTTTACCCTTGTTTTCTGAGTTTTTCACAAACTTTCTAAGCTGATAGTCTCCAACAGCTTCAAAGAAAAAACCTACCATCCATATTAACAAACCTATATATGCCGTTATTCCCAAATTACCGGTGGGAGATGCGCTCATTATCATAATAGGAGTGGATATTACATACAAAAACATTCCCTGTATTAGGAATACATTAACAAATGCTTTAATATAGTAATTTTTAGTTCCCCATTTTTTTCGCATTTCAACATATCTATAGTCTTCCGGCTTACCCCAGTTTCTTATGGAAATATAGAAAAAGAGTCTGATAGCCCATATTATTACCAGCCCTCCCCCAAGTACCAGCCTATGGTTAGCTGCTTGGTTAGAAATCATAGCATAAATAGCTACAGCTGCAAAACCGGGTCCCCATGCAATATCAGCTATTGAATTGTTTTCAACCTTCTGTGCGATCAAAAATACGATGCTGAAGTAAAGGAAAACCAAGATTCCGATTTCCAAGTACAATATCATTGAAAACACCCCTTAGTCCGCCATCACTGCAATTGCTACGCACCCGATTCCCGCGCTCATTGCTACAATTGGCGATATGCTCATTATATACTCTGGATCCTTCCCGATTACTTCTTTGAATGTTGATTCATACTCAGCCGCTCTTTCTTCTGCTCCTGCATGGACGATGGCATATCTAATATCGGTTTCCTTTTTCTTGATTTCCTTTATTCTCTTGACGATTTTTTTTGTATTTGCTCCCGTGCTGAAAGCTTTATCGAGAATAGTTCCCATGCCATTCTCGTCCAATGATATAACAGGTTTAAGATTCATTATTTTTGCTGCAATACCCGTGACCTTATTTACTCTTCCCGACCTGACCATGTATTTGAGAGTATTAACGCTTACGAATATTTTTGTCTTTTGAGCCAGTCTGTTGATTTCATCGACAATTTCGTCATGATCGTACCCTTTTTCTATAAGTTCTGCCGCTTTCATTACCAACAGCCCTTGTGCTCCCGAGTTTTGCTTTGAATCGATGACATCTATTTTTTTACCTGCTTTAATGAAAAGCTCTGCCGCATTTGATACTGTTTGATGGGTGCCGCTGAGGGCTTTCGCCACAGTAATGGCTATCACTGAATCGTAATGTTCTGTAAGTGATGCAAATATGCTTTCCACAACTTTATAGTTTGGCTGTGAAGATGTAGGATATTCCTCTACCTGATCCATCAAATCGTAGAAGTTTTCAGAAGTTATAGTTAGTTTGTCTAAATAAGCTGTGTCCTCCATCATAAGGTTCAAAGGTATCATGTGAATCTGGTGTTCATCCATGATATCTCGAGGCAAATCAGCAATAGAATCGGTCACTAGAGCTATCTTGTATTTTCTATTATAAATAGAGTCGTATTGCGACTTCATATCATCCACCTTTTGTTGTTTGATTATCCCGTAATTTCGCAGTATCATAAATATTTCATCGGGATTGTCCGTGTGGATATGAATTCTAGCCTTGCTTTCATTTCCGGCAACTATAAGGGAATCACCGAGATCTTTCAGCTCTTTTTTTATGCTGTCCAGATTAATCCCTTCATTTTGAACCAAGCCTTCTGTACAATACCTGAAGTTGAATTCATTGTGGACATTTTCAGGATGATCTTCAAATGAAATCCCACCAAAGCTATCCTTGTTGAGCTCTTCTATCTTTCCTGTATGAAGGAACCTTGCAAAGCCCTCAATAAAGTGAACAAACCCCTTTGCTCCTGAATCGACGACAGCTGCATCCTTTAAAACCTTTAATTTATTCGGTGTATCTTTTAGTGAATTGATAGCAGCATCCAAGGAACCGGAAATCAAATCGTAAAAATCTGCCGCATTCTCTTTTAAACTGTATATGGAGTCGGCCCAATCTTTTATCACGGTAATCATCGTTCCTTCCACCGGATTGCTTATTGCAGCATATGCGTGAGGAACCGCTTGTTTTACCGATTCTGCAAAAGTGCTTATCGATATTCTATCATCTTCTTTCAAGCCCATGGAAATTCCGTTTATATACTGGGCGAATATTATTCCGGAATTGCCCCTGGCACCGATTAAGGCCGCATCTGCTATGGATTTGAATGTTTCCCTTGCGGAACCTTCAAATTTTGCTTCTTCTATTATTGTCGTCATCGTCGAAGCCAAGTTGTTGCCCGTATCTCCGTCTGGAACAGGAAAAACGTTTATTTCATTTAGAACTTTTTTTTGACTGATAACTTCATTTGCTCCCGACAAAAATGAATAATATATCTTCTCTCCATCTAAATGCGTAACTTTCATTTACATCATCCCTTCATGTAATTTTATTTTAAAAATGTCTTGACGACCAGAAAGCTTATCGTCGAGGTCAAGCCGCTTAAAACCGTACCCCATATCAAGTCGATTATTGTTATAGTCAAAGGCCAGTCTCTTATAGTAGCAAGGTTTGTGAGATCGTAAGTCGCGTATGTTATAAATCCAAAAAGCCCTCCGGCTAAAATCGCATACATTATATCCCCCTTTTCAAGCGCCGGGTTGATTACAAAAAACACCATCCCTGCAACGAACAATAGATAAAATACTATTGCTGCTGTCCAATTAACTTCTGGAGCCAACAGATAGCCCAGGTATCTCTGATACAAATTTTTAGCAATAACTCCGAGCCAAATCAAGTCTATTGCAAAGAACACCAATACAGCTACGCCGTATACCTTTAGAAATTGCATTGTCCTCCTCCTCTCTATTCTCTTAAATAATTATTACCCCAAATTTCATTTTTCAAATAAGCTTAATATTCATAATTATTTTATATATAATTTTTTCATTGTTGACATCCTACATTGTCAGATATATTCTATCATTGTAAGATATTCATTATTTCAAGGAGGAGTATAAATGAAAACTTTGATAGCGTTTACTACAAAATATGGCTGCACTGAAAAATGTGTCACTAAATTGGCCCAAGGTCTCAATGGGGATGTTGAGACTGTAAACTTAAAAACACAAAAAAGCCCTGACATCCAAGATTTCGACAAGATAATTTTGGGCGGATCCATTTATGCCGGCAGGATTCAAAAGGAACTGCAGAATTTCACATCCGCCAACCTCGAAGCGCTGCAGGATAAAAAAATCGGACTTTTCGTGTGCGGAATGCGGGAAGGAGAAGAAGCCTTGCAGGAACTTAATGGAGCTTTTCCTGAAAGCTTGCGAAAAATAGCTGTCGCAAAAGAATTTTTCGGGGGAGAATTCATATTCAGCAAGATGAAATTCTTGGACAAAGTCATTGCTAAAAAAGTCTCCGGAATGGAGAATGATACTTCAAATTTAAATCAAGGTAAGATAGAGAGTTTTATCTCGAATATGAATAATATTTAAATGGTCATTAAATTTTTATTGAATAATCCTGCATTTTTATATAAAATATATTTAATAACCATTTTTAAATATGGATATTGAATACATAACGAGGAGTTCAATATATGAATATGAAATTAATAAAAAGGCTTCCCTCAAAAGAGGAAATCCGTGATCTATTGCCTGTATCACCTGACAGTCAAAAAGCAAGAGCAAATAAAATTGATGAAATAAAATCAATTTTCTCCGGAGAAGACGATCGTTTTCTCCTTGTGATAGGTCCATGCTCTGCAGACAATGAAGATTCTGTCTATGAGTATATTGACAGACTGGCACGACTGCAAGAAGAGGTTAAAGACAGAGTACTGATGGTACCCAGAATCTATACAAACAAGCCCAGAACCACAGGCGGAGGTTACAAGGGCATGCTACACCAGCCAGACCCCAACAAAGAACCTGACATGTCTGAAGGCATTAAGGCCATGAGGAAATTACACATAAAAGCACTTGAGAGCTTCCATATGCCTGCAGCAGATGAAATGCTTTATCCTGACAATTACTCTTACCTTGAAGATATTCTTGGTTACATCGCCATCGGAGCACGATCTGTTGAAAATCAACAACACAGATTGACTTGCAGCGGAGTAGATATTCCTGTGGGCATGAAAAACCCAACAAGCGGTGATTGTTCTGTCATGCTAAACGCGATAAATGCAGCTCAACAAGGTCACAGATTCATTTACAGAGGTTTTGACGCTGAATCTTCAGGAAATCCTTACGCTCATGGGATACTAAGAGGAGCGGTCGATCCATATGGAAAGAACGTGCCAAATTACCATTATGAAGATTTAAAATTCTTCTCCGAGCTTTACGAGAAAACCGAATTTGCAAATAAAGCCATCATAATTGACACTAACCACGCTAATTCCATGAAACGATACAAAGAACAGCCTAGAATCGCCAAGGAGATTTTATGGAGCAGAAAATACGATCCATTGCTTAAAAAGATGGTAAAGGGTCTAATGATTGAAAGCTACCTGGTTGAAGGAAGCCAGGATGTTTCTGAGAATACATACGGAAAATCAATAACTGATCCTTGTCTCGGATGGGAAGACACGGAAAAACTTGTTTATCACATAGCTGAAAATTCATAAAATACAAGGGCAAACTTTATAGTTTGTCTTTTTATCTAACTAAAATCAAATCACGAGGAGGTCCTTATGGATAGAAGAAGCAGGCTTCTTAAGAATGGGAATAATAAAGGCGGATCTCACATCGTATATTGGATGAGCAGGGATCAAAGAACTGAAGACAATTGGGCTCTACTATATGCCCAAAATGCCGCAATTAAAGAATCCAAGAGCATGAGCGTTGTTTTTTGTCTTTATCCCGATTATCCCAGAGCACAAAGGGAGCACTTCGATTTCATGTTGGCAGGCCTTCTGGAGTGCCAAGAAAAGTTAAAAAAACATAATATACCTATGCATATTATTGAAGGAAATCCTTCTGAAATCATACCTTATTATCTGGAATCTGCTAATGCCTCATTGCTGGTCAGCGATTTTTCTCCTCTGAAGATTAATCTGGATTGGAAAACAGAGATCAATAAAAGAATAGATATTCCCCACGTAGAGGTTGATACGAGAAATATCGTCCCCTGCTTTGTCGCCTCAGATAAAAAGGAATACGGAGCCTATACGATTAGGCCTAAGATTCACAAG is from Alkalibacter saccharofermentans DSM 14828 and encodes:
- a CDS encoding MFS transporter, translating into MRYKNSITDKKMIPMKDKIGYGSGNFSTGVINQVVGTYLVFYCTAILGIPGSLIGTALSLSIIWDALTDPFMGYFSDITKSERFGRRHQYIIFGSIGMAVANFFLWNIDPDMPLTFKFSAIVLLIILIKTFSTVYVTPYTALGAELSKDYDERTEIQSVKTVFFLLGLAFVSVFGMYVFFRPSLQFPSGQLNPLSYRTMGVFSSLITVTFAMYCHFTTRKYIPTLRENIQKDNPRLTVRELFGEFRRIFGNLNFRALSFSYMFNNIASALIANMGLHVFTYTFFLTSQQIAIVVGVQFAVSIVSQPVWYKISERFDKKPAVMMGVFISIASCLLFAFLVAIREEARGSVLYFIPFAVLAGFGTSGLYTIPLSMMADVIDLDELNTGKRSEGSYYGFLTMFYKLSQSITLFIIGWILDLVRFNPDLDFQMESTVIIIGLVIGIGSAVSFVASFLSLKAYGLNKMSVIEIQKKTKTN
- a CDS encoding citrate/2-methylcitrate synthase produces the protein MLKELSQMAEKSSYINPELYTKYEVKRGLRDITGKGVLTGLTEIGEVHSYIICDNEMVPEPGQLFYRGIDVADLTNGFMTEERAGFEETIYLLLFGSLPTKERLTEFNKLLADYRSLPKSFVRDIIMKAPSKDVMNMLARGVLALYSYDKNADDTSVENVLRQSLMLIAQFPLLAVYSYQAISHYHRNQSLIIHSPKAEYSTAENILHLLRPDSAFTPLEAQILDLALVLHAEHGGGNNSTFTTHVVSSAGTDTYSAVAAALGSLKGPKHGGANVKVVQMFDDIKENVKNWESDDEIKAYLTKLLRKEAFDKSGLIYGMGHAVYSVSDPRAEILRAHCQSLAHDKGLEHEFNLYHKVEKLAQEVIQEERKIYKGVSANVDFYSGFVYHMLNLPKELLTPIFAISRIAGWSAHRIEEIVNRGKIIRPAYKSISKRKDYISLESRK
- a CDS encoding saccharopine dehydrogenase family protein yields the protein MGKALIIGAGGVSNVVVHKCCQNSDIFEEICLASRTIEKCDAIVAKLPETKTKVSTAKVDADNTDEVISLIEKFNPDIVINVALPYQDLTIMDACLATGVHYMDTANYEPPDVPKFEYKWQWAYRERFEKAGLTALLGSGFDPGVTGVFCAYAQKHYFDEIHYIDIVDANAGDHGYPFATNFNPEINIREITANGRYFENDDWVEIPPMSMKKTYDLPQIGEKDIYLLYHEELESLSKNIKGIKRIRFWMTFSEKYLTHLKVLENVGMTSIEPIDFEGQKISPLHFLKAVLPDPASLGPRTKGKTNIGCVIQGIKDGKPKTYYVYNVCDHQEAYREVGSQAISYTTGVPAMIGAMMILKGLWKKPGVYNVEEFDPDPFMEALNENGLPWQESFDPILLD
- the nspC gene encoding carboxynorspermidine decarboxylase produces the protein MTIDFNKIPTPCYVVDESLIIKNLELLKSVQDRTGCKILLALKGFSMHALFPLIGQYLKGITSSSLFEARLGYEEMGKEVHAYAPAYVEEDFDELLGYVDHLVFNSFDQWLKYKAKVKSVKSKNIECGIRINPQYSEISTPIYNPCYTNSRLGVTLDNFKPDLLDGIDGLHFHTMCEQNSDTLERTIKVVDEKFGKYLKNMKWLNFGGGHHITRPDYDIEKLINSIIFMRDKYDIEIYLEPGEAIALNTGYLVGSVLDIVENGMEIAILDASAACHMPDVLEMPYRPHIINSDEPGVLLHTYRLGGNTCLAGDIIGDYSFDKPLKPGDKLVFCDMAHYTMVKNNMFNGVNLPSIAIHSEKEGLKVIRKFTFEDYKNRLS
- the trmB gene encoding tRNA (guanosine(46)-N7)-methyltransferase TrmB, giving the protein MRLRKKPWAEPEMRKDSKVIFNQSEHKGHWKEVFGNASPIHLELGCGKGRFITQKAQENPDMNFIALDYQNEVLIYLLRKINELNIENVRILPMRADFLEAVFSKDEISKIYINFCNPWPKDRHQKRRLTHTRFLEKYDAFLKTGGLLEFKTDDTQLYNDSLRYFYNSGYSLIFKTTDLHNSDLKDNTKTEYEEKFSSMGIKIKYASVERR
- a CDS encoding DUF1295 domain-containing protein — translated: MILYLEIGILVFLYFSIVFLIAQKVENNSIADIAWGPGFAAVAIYAMISNQAANHRLVLGGGLVIIWAIRLFFYISIRNWGKPEDYRYVEMRKKWGTKNYYIKAFVNVFLIQGMFLYVISTPIMIMSASPTGNLGITAYIGLLIWMVGFFFEAVGDYQLRKFVKNSENKGKIMSSGLWKYTRHPNYFGEAIMWWGIFLVSLSSLEDIWGIVSPITINYLLLFVSGVPLLEKKYMKREEFREYAKVTNKFFPWFPKRR
- a CDS encoding DAK2 domain-containing protein, whose amino-acid sequence is MKVTHLDGEKIYYSFLSGANEVISQKKVLNEINVFPVPDGDTGNNLASTMTTIIEEAKFEGSARETFKSIADAALIGARGNSGIIFAQYINGISMGLKEDDRISISTFAESVKQAVPHAYAAISNPVEGTMITVIKDWADSIYSLKENAADFYDLISGSLDAAINSLKDTPNKLKVLKDAAVVDSGAKGFVHFIEGFARFLHTGKIEELNKDSFGGISFEDHPENVHNEFNFRYCTEGLVQNEGINLDSIKKELKDLGDSLIVAGNESKARIHIHTDNPDEIFMILRNYGIIKQQKVDDMKSQYDSIYNRKYKIALVTDSIADLPRDIMDEHQIHMIPLNLMMEDTAYLDKLTITSENFYDLMDQVEEYPTSSQPNYKVVESIFASLTEHYDSVIAITVAKALSGTHQTVSNAAELFIKAGKKIDVIDSKQNSGAQGLLVMKAAELIEKGYDHDEIVDEINRLAQKTKIFVSVNTLKYMVRSGRVNKVTGIAAKIMNLKPVISLDENGMGTILDKAFSTGANTKKIVKRIKEIKKKETDIRYAIVHAGAEERAAEYESTFKEVIGKDPEYIMSISPIVAMSAGIGCVAIAVMAD
- a CDS encoding DUF2177 family protein, which codes for MQFLKVYGVAVLVFFAIDLIWLGVIAKNLYQRYLGYLLAPEVNWTAAIVFYLLFVAGMVFFVINPALEKGDIMYAILAGGLFGFITYATYDLTNLATIRDWPLTITIIDLIWGTVLSGLTSTISFLVVKTFLK
- a CDS encoding flavodoxin domain-containing protein; amino-acid sequence: MKTLIAFTTKYGCTEKCVTKLAQGLNGDVETVNLKTQKSPDIQDFDKIILGGSIYAGRIQKELQNFTSANLEALQDKKIGLFVCGMREGEEALQELNGAFPESLRKIAVAKEFFGGEFIFSKMKFLDKVIAKKVSGMENDTSNLNQGKIESFISNMNNI
- a CDS encoding 3-deoxy-7-phosphoheptulonate synthase — its product is MNMKLIKRLPSKEEIRDLLPVSPDSQKARANKIDEIKSIFSGEDDRFLLVIGPCSADNEDSVYEYIDRLARLQEEVKDRVLMVPRIYTNKPRTTGGGYKGMLHQPDPNKEPDMSEGIKAMRKLHIKALESFHMPAADEMLYPDNYSYLEDILGYIAIGARSVENQQHRLTCSGVDIPVGMKNPTSGDCSVMLNAINAAQQGHRFIYRGFDAESSGNPYAHGILRGAVDPYGKNVPNYHYEDLKFFSELYEKTEFANKAIIIDTNHANSMKRYKEQPRIAKEILWSRKYDPLLKKMVKGLMIESYLVEGSQDVSENTYGKSITDPCLGWEDTEKLVYHIAENS